The proteins below come from a single Parageobacillus thermoglucosidasius genomic window:
- a CDS encoding nickel-dependent hydrogenase large subunit, whose protein sequence is MAERIVVDPVTRIEGHLRIEVDVDEKGIIQDAFSSGTAVRGIELIVRDRDPRDVWAYVQRICGVCTTTHALASIRSVEDALEIKIPKNAHLIRNIMNGAVFLHDHVVHFYHLHAFDWVDVLSALKADPNETSRIAQSISDWPKSSPGYFKEIQTKIKKVVESGQLGIFANGYWGHKAYKLPPEVNLLAVAHYLEALDWQKEIVKIHTIFGGKNPHPHYVVGGMATPIDINSDNAVHAERLMHVSQIIDEAMEFVHKVYIPDLLAIASYYKDWTYGGGLNNYLCYGDFSTGDISDVKLYRFPRGAILNGNFHEVLDVDLKDPEQVKEFIDHSWYTYNGKEGSIGKHPWGGETSLRYTGPKPPFKTLNTDEKYSWIKSPRWKEHPMETGPLARMLVGYALKREEFVRLIDDTLKKLNWPFEAMQSALGRTIARGLESILVVQWMRDDMDALLANIKNGDLITFDRTKWEPETWPKKAKGVGWVEAPRGSLGHWIEIEDGKTKNYQAVVPTTWNASPRDHKNQIGAYEASLKGTPLLDKEKPLEILRIIHSFDPCLACAVHLTDVVSKQTTNIYIG, encoded by the coding sequence ATGGCAGAGCGAATTGTTGTTGATCCAGTAACGCGAATTGAAGGTCATTTACGCATTGAAGTGGATGTTGATGAAAAAGGAATCATTCAAGATGCATTCAGCTCTGGTACAGCAGTGCGAGGAATTGAATTAATTGTTCGCGATCGCGATCCTCGTGATGTGTGGGCGTATGTGCAACGGATTTGCGGTGTCTGTACAACGACGCATGCATTAGCATCGATTCGTTCCGTGGAGGATGCGCTTGAGATAAAAATCCCAAAAAACGCTCATCTTATTCGCAACATTATGAACGGAGCGGTTTTTTTACACGACCATGTTGTTCATTTTTATCACCTGCACGCGTTTGACTGGGTGGATGTATTAAGCGCATTAAAGGCAGATCCAAATGAAACGAGTCGCATTGCACAATCCATTTCGGACTGGCCAAAATCATCACCGGGATATTTCAAAGAAATCCAAACAAAAATCAAAAAAGTCGTGGAAAGCGGCCAGCTCGGTATTTTCGCAAACGGGTATTGGGGACATAAAGCATATAAATTGCCGCCGGAAGTCAACTTGTTAGCGGTTGCTCACTATTTAGAAGCGCTTGACTGGCAGAAAGAAATTGTTAAAATTCATACGATTTTTGGCGGAAAAAACCCTCACCCTCACTACGTTGTCGGCGGAATGGCGACGCCGATTGATATTAACAGCGACAATGCGGTTCATGCCGAACGATTGATGCACGTTTCGCAAATTATTGATGAAGCAATGGAATTTGTTCATAAAGTGTATATCCCGGACTTGCTTGCTATCGCTTCTTACTACAAAGATTGGACATACGGCGGCGGCTTAAATAACTACTTATGTTACGGAGATTTTTCGACAGGGGATATCAGCGATGTTAAACTTTACCGCTTCCCGCGCGGCGCAATTTTAAACGGAAACTTCCATGAAGTGTTAGATGTTGATTTGAAAGACCCAGAACAAGTTAAAGAGTTTATTGATCACTCGTGGTACACTTATAACGGAAAAGAAGGCAGCATCGGCAAACATCCGTGGGGAGGGGAAACATCGCTCCGTTACACAGGTCCAAAACCACCGTTCAAAACGTTAAACACCGATGAAAAGTACAGTTGGATTAAATCTCCGCGCTGGAAAGAACATCCGATGGAGACAGGGCCACTTGCGCGCATGCTTGTTGGATATGCGTTAAAACGCGAAGAGTTTGTCCGTTTAATAGATGACACATTGAAGAAATTGAATTGGCCGTTTGAGGCGATGCAATCAGCGCTGGGAAGAACGATCGCGCGCGGATTAGAATCGATTCTTGTTGTTCAGTGGATGCGCGATGATATGGATGCGTTATTAGCAAATATTAAAAACGGCGACCTGATCACATTTGATCGCACGAAATGGGAACCGGAAACGTGGCCGAAGAAGGCGAAAGGAGTAGGATGGGTTGAAGCGCCGCGCGGGTCTTTAGGACACTGGATTGAAATTGAAGACGGAAAAACAAAAAACTATCAAGCGGTTGTGCCAACAACGTGGAACGCTTCACCGCGCGATCATAAAAACCAAATTGGCGCGTATGAGGCTTCTTTAAAAGGCACCCCTCTTTTAGATAAAGAAAAACCGTTGGAAATTTTACGAATCATTCACTCGTTTGACCCATGCTTAGCGTGCGCCGTTCATTTAACAGATGTTGTTTCAAAACAAACGACTAATATTTACATTGGGTAG
- the cybH gene encoding Ni/Fe-hydrogenase, b-type cytochrome subunit, translated as MPVPTNPKMEKETVKLVWKKSRKRRKAKTIPINDQMMKVYVWELPVRIFHWVNAFSIFILMITGVFIGRPFASASIQEEAYYSYLMGWARYIHFFTAFVFTINLAVRWYWVYKGNEHATSNLFRLSFWKETWETVKYYLFLKNRKKHYIGHNPLAQLSYWIFIGLGSIIMILTGYYLLFEPQPESVYGKMFMWVAHLFGGDSFSVRSWHHLVAWGFMIFTIVHVYMAFREDYLQRNGTMSSIVTGYKIERKKETLGEQDEK; from the coding sequence ATGCCGGTCCCGACAAATCCAAAAATGGAAAAAGAAACAGTGAAACTAGTTTGGAAAAAATCGCGCAAACGACGTAAGGCGAAAACGATTCCGATCAACGATCAAATGATGAAAGTGTACGTTTGGGAGTTGCCTGTTCGCATCTTCCATTGGGTGAATGCGTTTTCCATTTTCATCTTAATGATAACGGGCGTGTTTATCGGCCGCCCGTTTGCTTCCGCTTCCATTCAAGAAGAAGCGTACTATTCCTATTTAATGGGGTGGGCCCGGTATATCCACTTTTTTACCGCGTTTGTCTTCACCATTAATTTGGCGGTGCGCTGGTATTGGGTGTACAAAGGAAATGAACATGCGACTTCGAACCTGTTTCGCCTCTCTTTCTGGAAAGAAACATGGGAAACCGTTAAGTACTATTTATTTTTAAAAAATAGAAAGAAACATTATATCGGGCACAACCCGCTTGCCCAATTAAGTTACTGGATTTTTATCGGCCTTGGCTCCATCATTATGATTCTCACAGGCTATTATTTATTATTTGAACCGCAACCAGAGTCGGTTTATGGAAAAATGTTTATGTGGGTTGCCCATTTGTTTGGCGGGGACAGTTTTTCTGTTCGATCATGGCATCATTTAGTCGCATGGGGATTTATGATCTTTACCATCGTCCATGTTTACATGGCGTTTCGTGAAGACTATTTACAGCGGAATGGCACAATGTCTTCGATTGTCACAGGCTACAAGATCGAGCGCAAAAAAGAAACATTAGGTGAACAGGATGAAAAGTAA
- a CDS encoding HyaD/HybD family hydrogenase maturation endopeptidase yields MKSKRKITVLGIGNLLYSDEGVGIHVLPLLAERLSPYENVEVIEGSTDGIRLLETIEGTDYLIIVDAVNAGKEAGTIVTLVDDEIPAYFGVKMSIHQLGFQEVLFAAKIRETCPEQMILFGVQPASLEIGLQLSDIVQAQLPQLAEKVVQQVRKWCGVL; encoded by the coding sequence ATGAAAAGTAAGCGCAAAATTACCGTTCTTGGCATAGGGAATTTACTCTATTCGGATGAGGGTGTTGGAATTCATGTTTTGCCTTTATTGGCAGAACGGCTTTCTCCCTACGAAAACGTTGAAGTGATCGAAGGTTCAACAGATGGGATAAGATTGTTAGAAACGATTGAAGGAACGGATTATTTAATTATCGTTGATGCGGTGAACGCGGGGAAAGAGGCGGGGACGATCGTGACGCTTGTCGATGATGAAATTCCTGCTTACTTTGGAGTGAAAATGTCGATTCATCAATTAGGGTTTCAAGAGGTTCTCTTTGCCGCAAAAATCCGGGAAACATGTCCCGAACAGATGATTTTGTTTGGCGTTCAACCCGCTTCACTTGAGATTGGATTACAATTATCCGATATTGTTCAAGCACAACTTCCTCAGTTGGCAGAAAAAGTGGTTCAACAAGTGAGAAAGTGGTGTGGAGTTTTATGA
- a CDS encoding Rieske 2Fe-2S domain-containing protein, with protein sequence MNRLQFLKEMRNSLVETVKEASAPLLEEEVKKMKEIFSSVHYAWHLLGTYDAAELKRAEMRNVHHVPVVVYVQNGKIKARKAICSHCHVIPHYIELEHRLICLYCDREFDLASETGTLKLPLLATKKIKNQWYVRLERDSYA encoded by the coding sequence ATGAATCGATTGCAGTTTTTAAAAGAAATGCGGAACAGTTTAGTGGAAACGGTTAAAGAAGCTTCGGCCCCATTATTAGAAGAGGAAGTAAAAAAAATGAAAGAAATTTTCTCATCTGTTCATTATGCATGGCATCTTCTTGGAACATACGATGCCGCTGAATTAAAAAGGGCGGAGATGAGAAACGTTCATCATGTTCCTGTTGTCGTTTATGTGCAAAACGGCAAGATAAAGGCGAGAAAGGCCATTTGTTCCCATTGCCATGTTATCCCGCATTATATCGAGTTGGAGCATCGTTTGATCTGCTTATATTGTGACCGCGAATTTGATTTAGCATCGGAAACGGGAACGTTAAAACTGCCGCTGCTTGCGACAAAAAAAATCAAAAACCAATGGTATGTCCGACTAGAAAGGGATTCATATGCATGA
- a CDS encoding hydrogenase maturation nickel metallochaperone HypA produces the protein MHELALMEEIVRLIEQDASKRNIGTITKVELLVGELSNALPAALEMAFDVYKLQKDNRLAEDAQLIIHFERAKAFCPICGQEYEPQSRIVQCPSCLLPSGRIIAGEAFRILTYEGSLTS, from the coding sequence ATGCATGAATTGGCTCTTATGGAGGAAATTGTCCGCTTGATTGAACAGGATGCATCCAAACGAAATATCGGCACGATTACAAAAGTGGAATTGCTTGTCGGGGAGTTGAGCAATGCGCTTCCTGCAGCTTTGGAAATGGCGTTTGACGTTTATAAGTTGCAAAAAGACAATCGGTTGGCCGAGGACGCGCAGCTTATCATTCATTTTGAACGGGCGAAAGCGTTTTGCCCGATTTGTGGACAAGAGTATGAGCCGCAATCGAGGATCGTTCAATGTCCATCGTGCTTGTTGCCAAGCGGCCGGATCATTGCTGGGGAGGCATTTCGAATATTGACATACGAAGGGAGTTTGACATCATGA
- the hypB gene encoding hydrogenase nickel incorporation protein HypB, which translates to MKVALEVDVLTNNNRAAEFNRRLFEETKTLVINLMSSPGAGKTTILEKTIEALAKDFRIGVIEGDLATDKDAERIRSLGAQAVQINTHGGCHLDARMIAAVLPQFDFNEIDLLFIENVGNLVCPSGYDLGQQHKVAVLSVPEGNDKILKYPTMFIRTELVLLNKIDLLPYLDFDVEQAKDDLKGVNPQSSLIPLSAKTNEGMDQWFQWIREGIARCKNQ; encoded by the coding sequence ATGAAAGTAGCGCTAGAGGTGGATGTGTTAACGAATAACAATCGCGCCGCCGAGTTTAACCGCCGCCTGTTTGAAGAAACGAAAACGCTTGTCATTAATTTGATGAGTTCCCCCGGAGCGGGAAAAACGACGATTTTAGAAAAAACCATTGAAGCGCTGGCAAAAGATTTCCGGATCGGCGTCATTGAAGGAGATTTGGCAACAGACAAAGATGCCGAACGGATTCGTTCACTCGGCGCACAGGCAGTGCAAATTAACACACATGGCGGATGCCATTTAGACGCGCGAATGATTGCTGCGGTTTTGCCGCAATTCGATTTCAATGAAATCGACCTTTTGTTTATTGAAAATGTCGGCAATCTCGTTTGCCCTTCTGGCTATGATTTGGGACAACAGCATAAGGTCGCTGTATTAAGCGTTCCTGAGGGGAATGATAAAATTCTTAAATATCCGACAATGTTTATACGTACCGAACTTGTTTTACTTAATAAAATTGATTTATTGCCCTATCTCGATTTTGATGTGGAACAAGCTAAAGATGACTTAAAAGGAGTTAACCCGCAATCTTCGCTTATTCCGTTATCCGCGAAAACCAATGAAGGAATGGACCAATGGTTCCAATGGATTCGAGAGGGGATTGCGCGATGCAAAAATCAATAA
- the hypF gene encoding carbamoyltransferase HypF: protein MQKSIKVTVKGRVQGVGFRPFVFQLAHRYHIKGTVQNNMDGVTVFAEGEEKELQSFLLSLQTEAPRLSRIDQLDVMEADYQGFEQFSIIESERKGASSLVIPIDTAVCDDCLQEMNDPNNHRYRYPFINCTQCGPRYTIIEQLPYDRPYTSMKSFSMCEHCQKEYEDPLNRRHHAQPIACPVCGPHVALVDRNGRTLDGDAIDKAKQLLLSGAIVAIKGLGGYHLACDATNEQAVQQLRTRKQRPTRPLAVMAASLSVVKQMCEVNDEEKRVLTSPEAPIVVLKRKTTYPLAPSLAPGLKTVGVMLPYTPLHHLLLDEEHIPVLVMTSANRSGVPILYKDEQALQDLKSIADYFLVHNRPIVHPIDDSVVQIQNGNVDFLRRARGFVPDPFFTTSDVHEIAALGGQQKNVFAFGRNEQIFLGPHIGDLQNMESIEHFQREYEHLRTWMGVEPKAVAVDMHPNYETWNIVKEWDVSVIPVQHHHAHMVSCMEDNGIKNSCFGLILDGTGYGEDGHIWGFELLYGDASHYKRLGHLTYTPLPSGERCIKEPWRTAVGMLGYYLGEKGYKLAIERFPDKQYEIHILKQMVEKDIHAPKAGTCGRLFDAVSAFLHVCTHSTYEGEAAIRLAELVDEGHIYEPYPFELKENNIMEIDVAAMWVAIAEDVKRNINVETIAGRFHQTVVSAAIAMIRKAVEEHPQYHREIVLSGGSMHNRYLVKHLTTNLRRLGFNVYTHRNVPCSDGGLALGQLIIAANRRGRK from the coding sequence ATGCAAAAATCAATAAAAGTTACGGTTAAGGGGCGGGTTCAAGGCGTCGGGTTTCGCCCCTTTGTCTTTCAACTTGCTCATCGTTATCACATAAAGGGAACGGTCCAAAACAACATGGACGGTGTTACTGTATTTGCCGAAGGAGAAGAGAAGGAGCTGCAGTCGTTTTTGCTTTCATTGCAGACGGAAGCCCCTCGTTTGTCACGCATTGATCAGTTGGACGTTATGGAAGCGGATTATCAAGGATTTGAACAATTTTCCATTATTGAAAGCGAGCGAAAGGGGGCTTCTTCCCTTGTCATTCCCATTGATACAGCTGTCTGCGATGATTGTTTGCAAGAAATGAACGATCCAAACAACCATCGCTATCGCTATCCGTTTATTAACTGCACCCAATGCGGGCCGCGGTATACGATTATTGAGCAGCTGCCTTACGATCGTCCGTATACGTCGATGAAATCTTTTTCCATGTGCGAACATTGCCAGAAAGAGTATGAAGACCCATTGAATCGACGGCATCATGCGCAGCCCATTGCATGTCCGGTATGTGGCCCGCACGTTGCGCTCGTCGATCGCAATGGCCGGACGCTTGATGGGGATGCGATTGACAAGGCGAAACAACTGTTGTTATCGGGAGCGATTGTAGCGATAAAAGGATTAGGCGGCTATCATCTTGCATGCGACGCCACAAATGAACAAGCTGTGCAACAATTACGAACGAGAAAGCAGCGGCCGACGCGCCCGCTGGCGGTGATGGCTGCCTCTCTCTCTGTTGTTAAGCAAATGTGTGAGGTGAATGACGAGGAAAAACGAGTGTTAACATCTCCTGAAGCTCCGATCGTTGTTTTAAAAAGAAAAACAACGTATCCACTCGCTCCGTCTCTTGCTCCCGGATTAAAAACGGTCGGAGTGATGCTGCCTTATACACCGCTTCACCATTTGTTGCTAGATGAAGAACATATTCCTGTATTGGTGATGACAAGCGCGAATCGGTCAGGTGTGCCCATCTTGTATAAAGATGAACAAGCTCTTCAAGATTTGAAGTCGATTGCGGATTATTTTCTTGTTCATAATCGGCCAATTGTTCATCCGATTGATGATTCGGTTGTGCAAATTCAAAACGGCAACGTTGATTTTTTACGCCGGGCGCGCGGGTTTGTCCCAGATCCGTTTTTTACGACAAGTGATGTTCACGAGATCGCCGCTTTAGGCGGACAACAAAAAAATGTGTTTGCTTTTGGGCGGAACGAACAAATTTTTCTCGGACCACATATTGGGGATTTGCAAAATATGGAGTCCATCGAGCATTTTCAACGCGAATATGAACATTTGCGGACATGGATGGGAGTAGAGCCGAAAGCGGTTGCTGTGGATATGCATCCAAACTATGAAACATGGAACATTGTTAAAGAATGGGATGTTTCAGTTATTCCAGTGCAGCACCATCATGCGCATATGGTATCGTGCATGGAGGATAATGGGATAAAAAATAGTTGTTTCGGGCTGATTTTAGATGGAACAGGGTATGGAGAAGATGGGCATATATGGGGATTTGAGCTTCTTTATGGCGATGCTTCTCATTATAAACGGCTTGGCCATTTAACATACACCCCGTTGCCGAGCGGGGAACGATGTATCAAAGAACCTTGGCGTACTGCAGTCGGCATGCTTGGCTACTATTTAGGGGAAAAAGGATATAAACTGGCTATCGAGCGTTTTCCTGATAAACAGTATGAAATTCACATTTTAAAACAAATGGTTGAAAAGGATATTCATGCCCCGAAAGCTGGAACGTGCGGACGTTTATTTGACGCGGTGAGCGCCTTTTTACATGTTTGCACGCATTCCACATATGAGGGAGAGGCAGCTATTCGCTTGGCAGAATTGGTGGATGAAGGGCATATATATGAGCCTTACCCGTTTGAATTAAAAGAAAACAACATTATGGAAATTGATGTCGCAGCGATGTGGGTTGCCATTGCCGAAGATGTGAAGCGAAACATAAATGTCGAAACCATCGCGGGGCGATTTCATCAAACCGTTGTATCCGCTGCCATTGCGATGATTCGAAAAGCGGTGGAAGAGCATCCGCAATATCATCGGGAAATTGTCTTATCCGGCGGCAGTATGCATAACCGCTATTTGGTTAAACACCTGACCACTAATTTGCGAAGATTAGGTTTTAACGTGTATACACATCGAAACGTTCCGTGCAGTGATGGAGGATTAGCGCTTGGCCAATTAATCATTGCCGCGAATCGAAGGGGGAGAAAATAA
- a CDS encoding HypC/HybG/HupF family hydrogenase formation chaperone — translation MCVGVPAKVIEINGFTALVDVMGSQMNVGIIFVPEVKIGDYVIVHAGQAMSIIDEEYAKESMEEWRKIADAWAD, via the coding sequence ATGTGTGTTGGTGTTCCTGCAAAAGTGATCGAAATCAATGGTTTCACTGCGTTAGTTGATGTGATGGGATCACAAATGAACGTAGGGATTATTTTTGTTCCAGAAGTTAAGATCGGCGACTATGTCATCGTTCATGCTGGACAAGCGATGTCCATTATTGATGAAGAGTATGCAAAAGAGAGCATGGAAGAATGGAGGAAAATAGCCGATGCATGGGCTGATTGA
- the hypD gene encoding hydrogenase formation protein HypD encodes MHGLIDPYTSSKLSRALLDEVKELAKQFQKEFQRIPAFMEVCGSHTMALARTGVKKALQDDIRLISGPGCPVCVTDQAAIDAMISLTAGSDRIICTFGDMMRVPGSYGTLMQAKTEGKDIRVVYSPVDAVRIAEQNPQKEVIFLGIGFETTIPTLAAALKEAEENEVDNFSIWMAAKLTEPILRHLLNNKEVALDGFLLPGHVSMVMGRKHFEFLAAEYHLPGVISGFEAIELLSSLRQLLLLALEQNALVVNDYRNVVSEEGNSHAKYWMNHYFSSCDEPWRGIGVIAQSGMDIREEYRQFNAKEKFSVPMRSPRKTKCRCGEVIRGLIDPPECSLFGKACTPLNPIGPCMVSSEGSCAAYYQYMREE; translated from the coding sequence ATGCATGGGCTGATTGATCCATATACAAGTTCGAAACTTAGCCGGGCGTTATTAGATGAAGTTAAAGAGTTGGCGAAACAATTTCAAAAAGAATTTCAGCGCATCCCCGCATTTATGGAAGTATGTGGCTCACATACGATGGCTCTTGCAAGAACAGGGGTGAAAAAAGCATTACAAGATGATATCCGGCTTATTTCAGGACCGGGGTGCCCGGTTTGCGTGACGGACCAAGCCGCCATTGATGCGATGATTTCTCTCACTGCTGGAAGTGACCGCATCATTTGTACGTTTGGAGATATGATGCGTGTTCCGGGTTCTTACGGAACATTGATGCAAGCAAAAACAGAAGGAAAAGATATTCGTGTTGTTTATTCGCCGGTCGATGCCGTCCGCATTGCGGAGCAAAATCCGCAAAAAGAAGTGATTTTTTTAGGGATCGGTTTTGAAACGACCATTCCGACTTTAGCGGCTGCGTTAAAAGAAGCGGAAGAAAATGAAGTTGATAATTTTTCGATTTGGATGGCGGCGAAATTAACGGAACCGATTTTACGTCATCTTCTCAATAACAAAGAAGTAGCGTTAGATGGGTTTCTTCTTCCAGGTCATGTTTCGATGGTCATGGGGCGGAAACATTTTGAATTTTTAGCTGCCGAATATCATTTGCCCGGGGTTATTAGCGGCTTTGAGGCGATAGAATTGCTTAGCAGTTTGCGTCAATTGCTGTTGCTGGCGCTGGAGCAAAACGCGCTTGTTGTCAACGATTATCGAAATGTCGTGTCTGAAGAAGGAAACAGCCATGCGAAATATTGGATGAACCACTATTTTTCCTCATGCGATGAACCATGGCGCGGAATTGGCGTCATCGCGCAAAGCGGGATGGATATTCGCGAGGAATATCGCCAATTTAATGCGAAAGAAAAGTTTTCCGTTCCAATGAGAAGTCCGCGGAAAACAAAATGCCGTTGTGGAGAAGTTATTCGCGGGTTAATTGATCCGCCTGAATGCAGCTTATTTGGAAAAGCGTGCACGCCATTGAATCCAATCGGGCCATGCATGGTTTCATCCGAAGGCAGTTGTGCGGCTTATTATCAGTATATGAGGGAGGAATAA
- the hypE gene encoding hydrogenase expression/formation protein HypE encodes MERITLAHGDGGELAHQLIQQVFVAHFHNDVYAKFDSALFPIEKGQIAMTTDSFVVKPLFFPGGNIGKLSVAGTVNDLAVSGAIPKMMTCSFIIEEGFPLDDLTQIVHSMAEEAKKANVRIIAGDTKVVERGSADGIYINTTGLGVVPQPLTVSIQEGDSVIISGSVGDHGIAVLAARGGLGLMTNVESDCATLYPMISAAMESAKDIRIMRDLTRGGLATALVEICEDFQVTIELEEEAIPVKREVQGACELLGFEPIYLANEGKVIFIVAKKEEQNVLDAIRSLPEGKDAAVIGTVRSTGKGQLLLRTPLGTTRRLYRLSGLLLPRIC; translated from the coding sequence ATGGAGCGGATAACGCTCGCTCATGGAGACGGCGGGGAGTTGGCGCATCAACTCATTCAGCAAGTATTTGTTGCCCATTTTCATAATGACGTTTACGCGAAGTTTGACTCGGCTCTTTTTCCTATCGAAAAAGGCCAAATCGCTATGACGACGGATAGTTTTGTTGTGAAACCGCTCTTTTTCCCTGGAGGCAATATCGGAAAACTTTCCGTAGCAGGGACGGTCAACGATTTAGCGGTGTCAGGAGCAATTCCAAAAATGATGACATGCAGTTTTATCATTGAAGAAGGATTTCCGCTAGACGATTTAACACAAATTGTTCATTCCATGGCGGAAGAAGCGAAAAAAGCGAATGTGCGCATCATCGCGGGCGATACGAAAGTGGTCGAACGCGGATCTGCCGATGGCATTTATATTAACACAACAGGGCTTGGCGTTGTCCCGCAGCCATTAACCGTTTCCATTCAAGAAGGCGATTCCGTCATTATCAGCGGTTCGGTTGGCGATCACGGCATCGCCGTTTTGGCTGCGCGCGGGGGGCTTGGATTAATGACAAATGTGGAAAGCGACTGTGCTACTTTATATCCGATGATTTCAGCCGCAATGGAGTCAGCGAAGGACATTCGAATCATGCGCGATTTGACCCGGGGGGGTTTAGCGACTGCCCTTGTTGAAATTTGTGAGGATTTTCAAGTGACGATTGAATTAGAAGAGGAAGCGATTCCTGTGAAAAGAGAAGTGCAAGGAGCATGTGAATTGCTCGGATTTGAACCGATCTATTTGGCGAATGAAGGAAAAGTGATTTTTATTGTCGCTAAAAAAGAGGAACAAAATGTCCTTGACGCGATTCGTTCGCTTCCGGAAGGCAAAGATGCCGCCGTCATTGGCACTGTGCGTTCGACAGGCAAAGGTCAACTATTATTGAGAACACCGCTCGGAACAACGCGGAGACTATATCGGCTATCAGGTCTTTTATTGCCGCGCATTTGTTAG
- the thyA gene encoding thymidylate synthase → MRQYLDLLQDILENGVPKEDRTGIGTFSVFGRQLRFNLQEGFPLLTTKKLHIRSIIYELLWFLRGDTNIRYLQENGVTIWDEWADENGDLGPVYGAQWRSWKGADGKTVDQISWVIEEIKRNPNSRRLLVNAWNVAELDEMKLPPCHYAFQFYVADGKLSCMWQQRSVDTFLGLPFNIASYALLTHMIAQQCGLDVGELIFSGGDVHLYKNHIEQAKLQLTREPRPLPKLVIKRKPASIFEYKFEDFEIVGYDPHPHIKAPVAV, encoded by the coding sequence ATGAGGCAGTATTTAGATTTACTCCAAGATATTTTAGAAAATGGCGTGCCAAAAGAAGACCGGACAGGAATCGGGACGTTTTCCGTATTTGGAAGACAATTGCGTTTTAATTTGCAGGAAGGGTTTCCTTTATTAACGACAAAAAAATTACATATTCGCTCGATCATTTACGAATTATTATGGTTTTTAAGAGGAGACACAAACATCCGTTATTTGCAGGAAAACGGGGTGACCATTTGGGATGAATGGGCCGATGAAAACGGCGATTTAGGTCCGGTATACGGCGCGCAATGGCGTTCCTGGAAAGGGGCGGACGGGAAAACGGTGGACCAAATCAGCTGGGTTATTGAAGAAATTAAGCGGAACCCGAATTCCCGCCGCTTATTAGTAAATGCGTGGAATGTCGCGGAGCTGGACGAGATGAAGCTTCCGCCTTGCCATTACGCGTTTCAATTTTATGTCGCTGACGGAAAGCTTTCTTGCATGTGGCAACAGCGCTCTGTCGATACGTTTTTAGGATTGCCGTTCAATATCGCGAGCTACGCGTTGTTGACACATATGATTGCCCAGCAATGCGGTTTAGATGTTGGCGAATTGATTTTCAGCGGCGGCGATGTCCATTTGTATAAAAATCATATTGAACAGGCGAAACTGCAGCTGACGAGAGAGCCGCGGCCGCTTCCGAAGCTGGTGATCAAACGGAAGCCTGCTTCGATTTTTGAATACAAATTCGAGGATTTCGAAATTGTCGGCTATGACCCGCATCCGCATATTAAAGCACCAGTCGCCGTATAA
- a CDS encoding dihydrofolate reductase, which produces MISHIFAMDQNRVIGKDNRLPWHLPADLAYFKKVTMGHAVIMGRKTFQSLGRPLPGRENVIVTRDRSFQAEGCTVLHSLEEVCQFAVKRGDEVFIIGGAELFQATLPVADRLYITKIEASFPGDTFYPDFDEAQWQLVSYTKGIKDEKNPYDYAFIVYERKH; this is translated from the coding sequence ATGATTTCACATATTTTCGCCATGGATCAAAACCGCGTCATTGGCAAAGATAACCGGCTACCGTGGCATTTGCCTGCCGATTTAGCGTATTTTAAAAAAGTAACGATGGGACATGCTGTTATCATGGGGCGGAAAACGTTTCAATCGCTCGGGCGGCCGCTTCCGGGAAGAGAAAATGTGATTGTCACAAGGGATCGGTCGTTTCAAGCGGAAGGATGTACGGTGCTCCATTCGCTCGAAGAAGTTTGCCAGTTTGCCGTCAAGCGCGGCGATGAAGTGTTTATCATTGGCGGCGCGGAATTATTTCAAGCGACATTGCCAGTTGCCGACCGTCTTTATATTACCAAAATTGAGGCGAGTTTCCCCGGCGATACGTTTTATCCCGATTTTGATGAAGCGCAATGGCAGCTCGTTTCCTATACGAAAGGAATCAAAGATGAAAAAAATCCGTATGATTATGCGTTTATCGTTTATGAACGCAAACATTAA